The Pseudomonas graminis region GGATAAGTCTGTTAACAACAATTTGATAAGTGAAGCATGCCGGTGGAGAAAAGTGATTTACAGCTGATACATAGCATTACGGATTGCGGACTTTGTCCTGCACTGCCAGAGATCGGGTTGCGTGCAGCACCATGCCGTAGCTCAATCGCTCGTAGGTGCGGAAGACCATCAGTAGCCCAGAGCGCTCGTCTGGAATTTTGACTTGATCGCCATTGACCCGGTCGCGGACCGTCTCGCCAGTCTTGTAGATCGCCAATACGTTGCCTTCGGCCAAGCCGTCAAGCCGGCCGCGATCGATAGTGACCACGTCAAACTCGCCGATCTGCGTCACGCCCCGCGGCACGTCGATGATGTTGCCGTTGATCGGTTGTTGGGGCTCACTGGGGACAAAGGTGGAATTGATTCCGCGTTCTTCGCTGACGAAGAGACGATCGCCGAGGCGTACTTCCTGCGTCGAGCGCTGCAGTTGCAGCGTCGCCACGTCACCTTCGCTGGCAATGATTTGGCCGCTGCCGATGTCATCGGCATTGATACCCAACACCACGCCGCTCACTGGGTCGACGTAGGTCTTGCCCTTGCGATAGATGCCGTAGGACACATGGCTCGGTTCGAACTGCCCGCGCGCATAGATGCGATCACCCGCGCCACTGAGCACCCGCTCGCCGGGGCCGGCCACGACATGAGGCGCGGCTTCAAACTGGCTCGCGTTATCAATGATTCGGTTGTTCAGCAGAAATGCATTGATTGCGCCCAACGGTATCGTGGGAATCGCCTCTGCAATCGGCGTACTGCGCACACGCGGGGACAGTTTGATAGTGCCCCGGGACGCGCCGCGATTGACCACGATGCGTGGCTGACCATCGACGTAAATCAGGTTGAGCGTATCGCCGGGGTAGATCAGATCAGGGTCGTGAACCTGCGGATTGGCGCGCCAGAGCTCCGGCCACTTCCAGGGCTGGTTAAGAAATTTTCCGGAAATGTCCCAAAGTGTGTCACCGGCGACGACGGTGTAACTCTGTGGATGGCCATCCCTGAGCTGTACTTGCGCCTGGACAAGGCCTGTCGCGGCCAACAGCAGCAGGGCGAGTAGTGATTTCCTCATGCGGTGAATCCCTTTATCATGTTGGCTTCGCGTGAAACGCTGAGTCTTGCGAGACTTCCGGTTTTACTAGGGCTGCAGCTTGTGACGTCCCAAGCCTAGCAGCCGATTTTGACTTTACCCTACAGTGCATCCCTTACGTATATGGCCATTCTAAACATCCTCGAATTTCCCGATTCGCGCCTGCGCACCATCGCCAAGCCGGTGGCTGAAGTGGACGACGGCATTCGCCAGTTGGTCGACGACATGTTTGAAACCATGTACGAAGCGCCTGGCATCGGTCTGGCCGCGACGCAGGTTAACGTACACAAGCGCGTGGTGGTGATGGATCTCTCCGAGGATCGCAGCGAGCCGCGGGTGTTCATCAACCCCGAGATCGAGCCGCTCACCGACGAGATGGACCAGTACCAGGAAGGCTGCCTGTCTGTTCCAGGTTTCTACGAAAACGTGGATCGCCCGCAACGGGTCAAGGTCAAGGCGCTGGACCGTGAGGGCCAGCCCTACGAGTTCATCGCCGAAGGCCTGCTCGCCGTGTGCATCCAGCACGAATGCGATCACCTGAACGGCAAGCTGTTCGTCGATTACCTGTCCAATCTCAAGCGCGACCGGATCAAGAAGAAGCTGGAAAAACTCCACAAGCAAAACGCCTGATCCCGCCATCCTCCTTTCTACCGTAGGAGCCCGCTTGCCCGCGATAGCGACCTGTCCTCTGCCGCATTTTTCGGCTGACACCACGCCATCGCGGGCAAGTGCGTTTCTACCGTCATACTCAAGAGAAGCCCATGACTGAGCCACTGCGCATCGTGTTCGCCGGCACCCCGGAATTCGCCGCCGAGCATTTGAAAGCCCTGCTCGACAGTCCCCACGACGTCATTGCGGTGTACACCCAGCCAGATCGCCCGGCCGGTCGTGGTCAGAAGCTGATGCCGAGCCCGGTCAAGCAGCTTGCCCTCCAGCACAACATTCCTGTCATGCAGCCGCCCACCTTGCGCGCACCCGAAGCCCAGGCCGAGCTGGCTGCGTTGCAACCGGACCTGCTGGTCGTGGTCGCCTATGGCCTGATCCTTCCGCAGGCCGTACTGGATATTCCGCGTCTGGGCTGCATCAACAGCCACGCCTCGTTGCTCCCACGCTGGCGCGGTGCTGCGCCGATTCAGCGCGCGGTGCAGGCCGGCGATGCCGAGAGCGGCGTGACGGTCATGCGTATGGAAGCGGGGCTGGACACCGGCCCGATGCTGCTCAAGGTGACGACCCCGATCACGGCCGACGACACCGGCGGTACGCTGCACGACCGTCTTGCCGAGCTCGGCCCACCTGCGGTGATTCAAGCCATTGCAGGGCTGGCGGACGGCACGCTGGTTGGCGAAGTGCAGGACGACAGTTTCGCCACCTATGCGCACAAACTGAACAAAGACGAAGCACGCATCGACTGGACCCGTCCGGCGGTTGAGCTGGAAAGGTTGGTACGCGCCTTCAACCCTTGGCCGATCTGCCACACCGTGCTCAATGGCGAAGCGCTGAAAGTGCTGGCCGCGCAGGTCGCCGGCGGGGAGGGCACGCCCGGCAGCATCATTGACGCCAGTAAAGAAGGTCTGCTGGTCGCGTGCGGGAGTGGCGCACTGCGTCTGACCCGTCTGCAACTGCCAGGCGGCAAACCTCTGGGCTTCGCTGACCTGTTCAACAGCCGCCGCGAGAAATTCGCCGTCGGCACCGTTCTCGGCCAAGCGGTGGATGCGCAATGAACCCGCGTCTGGCCGCCGCCAAGGCCCTGGCTGCCGTGTTGGGCGGCAAGGCATCGCTGAACAGCTCTTTGCCCACACAACTGGACAAGGTTGAAGACCGCGACCGCGGGCTGACCCAGGACCTGGCATTTGGCACCGCGCGCTGGGAGCCGAGGCTCTCTGCGCTTGCGGCCAAGCTGCTGCAGAAACCATTCAAAGCCGCTGATAACGACGTGCAGGCTTTATTGCTGGTGGGTCTGTATCAGCTGTTCTATTCGCGCATCCCCGCCCATGCTGCTATCGGCGAAACCGTAGGCTGTGCCGAGAAGCTGAAAAAGCCGTGGGCGAAAGCGTTGCTCAATGCCGTGCTGCGTCGCGCCCAACGGGAGGGCGAGGCATTGCTGACGGAGCTGGAACATGATCCAGTGGTGCGCACGGCTCATCCACGCTGGCTGCAAAAAGCGTTGAAGGCCGCCTGGCCTGAGCATTGGGAAGCGATCTGTGCAGCAAACAATGCCCACCCGCCGATGATTTTGCGGGTCAACCGCCGGCACAAAACCCGCGAGCAGTACCTTCAGCTGTTGCTGGACGCAGGCACCGCCGCGACGCCTTGCACGTTCAGCCAGGACGGGATTGTGCTGACCGAACCGGGCGATGTTCGTTCGCTACCGGGTTTCGCTGAGGGCTGGATCAGCGTTCAGGATGAGGCCGCGCAACTGGCCGCCGACTTGCTGGAGCTGGCGCCGGGTCAACGTGTGCTGGACGCCTGTTGCGCACCGGGTGGCAAGACCTGCCATCTGCTGGAAGTACAACCGGGCCTGGCAGGCGTGGTCGCAGTGGATCTTGAGGCCAAGCGCATGGTGCGGGTCAAAGAGAACCTCGATCGCCTGGGCCTGAGTGCCGAGCTCATCGCCGCCGATGCCCGCGCCACCGATCAATGGTGGGACGGCAAACCGTTCCAGCGCATTCTGCTCGACGCGCCTTGCTCGGCGACTGGCGTGATCCGCCGCCACCCCGACATCAAGCTGACCCGTCAGGCGGATGACATTCCCGCCCTCGCCGCGCTGCAGGGCGAATTGCTCGACGCACTGTGGCCGACGCTGCAGGTGGGCGGGATTTTGCTGTATGCCACGTGCTCAACGCTGCCGGCTGAAAACACCGAAGTCATTGATGCATTCCTGTCGCGTACACCTGGCGCAAGGGAGCTGGACATTGCCGGTCAGCAAGGCAATCCGCCTCCTGGCTTGAAGCAGCCCCACGGCCGTCAGTTGCTGGCGCAGGAAGGCGGGCATGACGGGTTTTACTACGCCAAACTGATCAAGATCGCAGCGGCGTGAGAACCAATACCCGGTGTGACGGCATCATCATTCAAGGAGAGACTGATTGAAGATCATCATTCTCGGCGCAGGGCAGGTCGGCGGTACGCTGGCCGAGCATCTGGCCAGCGAAGCCAATGACATCACCGTCGTGGACACCGATCAGGATCGTCTGCGAGCGTTGGGTGATCGCCTCGATATCCGCACCGTTCACGGTCGCGGCTCATTTCCTACCGTGCTGCGTCAGGCCGGCGCCGACGACGCCGACATGCTGGTGGCCGTCACCAGCAGCGACGAGACCAACATGGTCGCCTGCCAGGTCGCGTACACACTGTTCCAGACCCCGACCAAGATTGCCCGGGTTCGCGAGTCGGCGTACCTGACCCGCTCAGGCCTGTTCGCCAACGGCGCCATTCCCGTGGACGTGCTGATCAGCCCTGAGCAAGTGGTCACCCATTACATCAAGCGGCTCATCGAATACCCCAGCGCGCTGCAAGTCATCGACTTCGCCGGCGGCAAGGTGCAGATGGTGGCGGTCAAGGCGTACTATGGCGGCCCTCTGGTGGGGCAGCAACTGCGTCAACTGCGCACGCACATGCCCAATGTCGAGACTCGCGTCGCGGCTATTTTCCGTCGCGACCGTCCGATCATTCCTCAGGGCGATACGGTTATCGAGGCTGACGACGAGGTCTTTTTCATCGCTGCCAAAGCGGATATTCGCGCCGTCATGGGCGAGATGCGTCGTCTGGATGTGAGCTACAAGCGCATCGTGATTGCCGGCGGCGGGCAGATCGGCGAGCGGCTGGCGGAGGCCATCGAGAACCGCTATCAGGTCAAGATCATCGAGATGAACCCGGCACGATGCCGCCACCTGTCAGACACGCTCAACAACACGGTGATCCTGCAAGGCAGCTCTTCGGATCGCGACCTGCTTGTGGAAGAGAACATCGACAATGCCGACCTGTTTCTCGCGCTGACCAACGACGACGAGGCAAACATCATGTCGTCGTTACTGGCCAAACGTCTCGGCGCGAAGAAGGTGATGACGATCATCAACAATCCGGCCTATGTCGACCTGGTGCAAGGGGGAGAGATAGATGTCGCGGTCAGTCCTCAGCTCGCCACCATCGGTACGTTGCTGGCGCATGTGCGGCGCGGCGATATCGTCAGTGTGCATTCGTTGCGTCGGGGCGCGGCAGAAGCCATCGAGATCGTCGCCCATGGCGATGCCAAATCCAGCAAGGTGATTGGCAAAGCCATCATGCACATCAACCTGCCGCCCGGCACGACCATCGGCGCCATCACCCGCGCCGATCAGGTAATCATCGCCCATGACAGCACCGTGATCGAATCGGGCGATCACGTGGTCATGTTCCTTGTGGATAAAAAGTACATTCGCGACGTGGAACGACTGTTTCAGGTGGGCCTGAGCTTTTTCTGAAAGCCTGAGTCAGAGTCGATGATCAGGACAATGTGGGAGTGAGCTTGCTCACTAATAGGCCGGCGGATCCGCCGCTGGATATGGCGTACTGAATACGCCATTCGCGAACAGGTTCGCCCCCACAAGTTCCTATCAGGTCTTGAAGTGAGTACCTGAGCTTAATACCAGCGCTTCTCACCCTCGGGGCGTTTCTTGAACCGCTTCATGGTCCACATGTACTGGCTTGGATAGGCCCGCACGTATTTTTCAACCACCTTGCTCATGGCAGCTGCCGACGTCGCGGTGTCGGTGCTGTACATGTCGTCCGGCGCCGCTTCAAGTACGACCTTGTAGCCAGAACCATCCTCCAGACGCATCGCGTGTAGAAATACGCCAACAGCTTTGCCGCCCGCCAGCATGTTCGGCACGAACTTGCTGGTCAGCGCCATTGTCCCGCAGAACGGTACAAATATACCTGCTGACTCGGCAGGTTCCGGATCCGCCGGAATACCGACCGAGCCGCCTTTGCGCACTTCCTTGATGACGCTGAGAATGCCTTCCTTGGTGGACGCTGCGACGCGGTTGCCCAACTGCACGCGCTGCTTGCGCAGCAGGTCGTCTACGGCCTTGAGCTTGGGTGGCCGGTAGAAAATGATCGGTTTGCACTGGCTGCAATAGAAGTGGTTGAGCACTTCCCAGTTGCCGAGATGGCTGGTGATTCCGACTACGCCCTTGCCCGACGCAAGGGCATCTTTCAACACCTGCAGCCCTTCGACTTCGCGAACCAGATTGATCGACTTCTGCGCCGGCCAGATCCACGCGCAGGCGCTTTCGGTGAGGGTCTTGCCGATGTCCATCAGGCTGCGGCCGACCAGCGCTTCGAGTTCTTCAGGGCTCAGTTCGGGGAAGCACTTGGACAGGTTGATCCGCGCGACGTCGCGAGACCGGTTAGGCAACTTCCACATCAGCCAGCCAATGCAGGTGCCGACCCATTGCACTGCGCGCCACGGCAACAAAGCAAACAGGCGCAGTGCCCCAACCATCAAGGCGCCTTTGAACTTATCCACAGATCACTCCCGAATACATGAGGCGGCCATTGTAACCATTCATGGGAGCCGATTATCCACATCACCCACCAGCTCGGCGTATCGATCGCAATCAATCGTATGGTCCATCACCATGCCGGTGGCCTGCATATAGGCGTAGCAGATGGTCGGACCGACGAAGGTGAAGCCGGCTTTCTTCAGCGCTTTGCTCATCGCTTCGGCCTCGGGGGTAATGGCCGGGACTTCGCTGCGGTCCTTGAAGTGATTGATCTTCGGCTCTCCGCCCACGAAGGACCAGACAAACGCGACCGGATCCTCAAGCCGCAACCAGGCCAGAGCATTCTTGCGGGCAGCGTTGAGTTTGAGGCGGTTGCGCACAATGCCGGGCTCCAGCATCAGCGCTTCGATTTCAGCATCGGTCATCGCCGCGATGCGCTGGACGTCGAAGCCGAACATCACTTCACGGTAGCGCTCACGCTTTTTCAGGATGGTGATCCACGACAGACCAGCCTGGAACCCTTCGAGCAACAGGAACTCGAACAGCATCTGCGCATCGCGCAACGGCACACCCCACTCTTGATCGTGGTAGTCCATGTAAAGCGGATCTTCGTTGCACCAAAAGCAGCGTGGCATAGGGCTCCCAAGGGTGGAGGCGCGGCCGAATCGGGTATACTCCCGCTCTTTAAATCGCAGCCCCCCAGTACAGGTGAATTTCGTGAGCCAGCCTACGCCAGCCGTGCGTACCTTCCAAGACTTGATCCTCGCCCTCCAGCAATACTGGGCTGAGCAAGGTTGTGTGGTACTTCAGCCCTACGATATGGAAGTGGGCGCCGGCACTTTCCACACCGCTACGTTTCTGCGTGCCATCGGCCCGGAAACCTGGAACGCCGCCTACGTACAACCGAGCCGTCGTCCTACCGATGGCCGTTATGGCGAGAACCCGAATCGCCTGCAGCACTACTATCAATTCCAGGTCGTTCTCAAGCCTAACCCGGACAATTTCCAGGAGCTGTACCTTGGCTCGCTGAAGCATGTGGGTCTTGATCCACTCGTGCACGACGTCCGCTTTGTCGAAGACAACTGGGAATCCCCAACCCTCGGCGCCTGGGGCCTGGGTTGGGAGATCTGGCTGAACGGCATGGAAGTGTCGCAATTCACGTACTTCCAACAAGTCGGCGGTATCGAGTGCTACCCGGTCACCGGCGAAATCACCTACGGCCTCGAACGTCTGGCGATGTACCTGCAAGGCGTCGAGTCGGTCTACGACCTGGTCTGGACTGACGGCCCGTTCGGCAAAGTCACCTACGGCGACGTGTTCCATCAGAACGAAGTGGAGCAGTCGACTTACAACTTCGAGCACGCCAACGTCGACAAACTGTTCGAGCTGTTCGATTTCTATGAGAGCGAAGCCGTGCGCCTGATCGAAGTCGAGCTGCCATTGCCGAGCTACGAAATGGTCCTCAAGGCCTCTCACACCTTTAACTTGCTGGATGCACGCCGCGCGATTTCGGTGACGGCGCGTCAGCAGTACATTCTGCGCGTCCGCACCCTGGCTCGCTCCGTGGCCCAGGCGTACCTGATGGCCCGGGCCAAGCTTGGCTTCCCGATGGCCGCGCCCGATATCCGCGATGAAGTGTTGGCCAAGCTGGAGGCTGCGCAATGAGTGCTCAAGATTTTCTGGTTGAACTGGGCACCGAAGAACTGCCACCCAAAGCATTGAATACCCTGGCCGATGCGTTCATGGCCGGTATCGAAAAAGGTCTGCAGGCTGCCGGTCTGACTTACAGCGCCAAGCAGGTCTATGCCGCGCCGCGTCGCCTGGCCGTGCTGATCACTCAGCTCGCCACCGAGCAGCCGGATCGCAGCGTCAATCTGGACGGCCCGCCACGCCAGGCCGCGTTCGATGCCGATGGCAATCCGACTCAGGCTGCCTTGGGTTTCGCCAAGAAGTGCGGCGTGGACCTGAGCGAAATCGACCAGAGCGGCCCGAAACTGCGCTACAGCCAGAGCATTCCTGGCAAGCCAACGTTGAGTCTGCTGCCAACCATCATCGAAGATTCCCTCAACGACCTGCCGATCCCGAAGCGCATGCGCTGGGGCGCGCGCAAGGAAGAATTCGTACGTCCGACCCAATGGCTGGTCATGCTGTTTGGTGATCAAGTCGTCGACTGCACCATCCTCGCCCAGACGTCCGGTCGTGAATCCCGTGGCCATCGCTTCCATCATCCGGACAGCGTGCGCATTTCGTCCCCGGCCAATTACGCCAGCGACTTGC contains the following coding sequences:
- a CDS encoding LysM peptidoglycan-binding domain-containing protein, which encodes MRKSLLALLLLAATGLVQAQVQLRDGHPQSYTVVAGDTLWDISGKFLNQPWKWPELWRANPQVHDPDLIYPGDTLNLIYVDGQPRIVVNRGASRGTIKLSPRVRSTPIAEAIPTIPLGAINAFLLNNRIIDNASQFEAAPHVVAGPGERVLSGAGDRIYARGQFEPSHVSYGIYRKGKTYVDPVSGVVLGINADDIGSGQIIASEGDVATLQLQRSTQEVRLGDRLFVSEERGINSTFVPSEPQQPINGNIIDVPRGVTQIGEFDVVTIDRGRLDGLAEGNVLAIYKTGETVRDRVNGDQVKIPDERSGLLMVFRTYERLSYGMVLHATRSLAVQDKVRNP
- the def gene encoding peptide deformylase, with product MAILNILEFPDSRLRTIAKPVAEVDDGIRQLVDDMFETMYEAPGIGLAATQVNVHKRVVVMDLSEDRSEPRVFINPEIEPLTDEMDQYQEGCLSVPGFYENVDRPQRVKVKALDREGQPYEFIAEGLLAVCIQHECDHLNGKLFVDYLSNLKRDRIKKKLEKLHKQNA
- the fmt gene encoding methionyl-tRNA formyltransferase, which gives rise to MTEPLRIVFAGTPEFAAEHLKALLDSPHDVIAVYTQPDRPAGRGQKLMPSPVKQLALQHNIPVMQPPTLRAPEAQAELAALQPDLLVVVAYGLILPQAVLDIPRLGCINSHASLLPRWRGAAPIQRAVQAGDAESGVTVMRMEAGLDTGPMLLKVTTPITADDTGGTLHDRLAELGPPAVIQAIAGLADGTLVGEVQDDSFATYAHKLNKDEARIDWTRPAVELERLVRAFNPWPICHTVLNGEALKVLAAQVAGGEGTPGSIIDASKEGLLVACGSGALRLTRLQLPGGKPLGFADLFNSRREKFAVGTVLGQAVDAQ
- the rsmB gene encoding 16S rRNA (cytosine(967)-C(5))-methyltransferase RsmB: MNPRLAAAKALAAVLGGKASLNSSLPTQLDKVEDRDRGLTQDLAFGTARWEPRLSALAAKLLQKPFKAADNDVQALLLVGLYQLFYSRIPAHAAIGETVGCAEKLKKPWAKALLNAVLRRAQREGEALLTELEHDPVVRTAHPRWLQKALKAAWPEHWEAICAANNAHPPMILRVNRRHKTREQYLQLLLDAGTAATPCTFSQDGIVLTEPGDVRSLPGFAEGWISVQDEAAQLAADLLELAPGQRVLDACCAPGGKTCHLLEVQPGLAGVVAVDLEAKRMVRVKENLDRLGLSAELIAADARATDQWWDGKPFQRILLDAPCSATGVIRRHPDIKLTRQADDIPALAALQGELLDALWPTLQVGGILLYATCSTLPAENTEVIDAFLSRTPGARELDIAGQQGNPPPGLKQPHGRQLLAQEGGHDGFYYAKLIKIAAA
- the trkA gene encoding Trk system potassium transporter TrkA, which codes for MKIIILGAGQVGGTLAEHLASEANDITVVDTDQDRLRALGDRLDIRTVHGRGSFPTVLRQAGADDADMLVAVTSSDETNMVACQVAYTLFQTPTKIARVRESAYLTRSGLFANGAIPVDVLISPEQVVTHYIKRLIEYPSALQVIDFAGGKVQMVAVKAYYGGPLVGQQLRQLRTHMPNVETRVAAIFRRDRPIIPQGDTVIEADDEVFFIAAKADIRAVMGEMRRLDVSYKRIVIAGGGQIGERLAEAIENRYQVKIIEMNPARCRHLSDTLNNTVILQGSSSDRDLLVEENIDNADLFLALTNDDEANIMSSLLAKRLGAKKVMTIINNPAYVDLVQGGEIDVAVSPQLATIGTLLAHVRRGDIVSVHSLRRGAAEAIEIVAHGDAKSSKVIGKAIMHINLPPGTTIGAITRADQVIIAHDSTVIESGDHVVMFLVDKKYIRDVERLFQVGLSFF
- a CDS encoding lysophospholipid acyltransferase, producing the protein MDKFKGALMVGALRLFALLPWRAVQWVGTCIGWLMWKLPNRSRDVARINLSKCFPELSPEELEALVGRSLMDIGKTLTESACAWIWPAQKSINLVREVEGLQVLKDALASGKGVVGITSHLGNWEVLNHFYCSQCKPIIFYRPPKLKAVDDLLRKQRVQLGNRVAASTKEGILSVIKEVRKGGSVGIPADPEPAESAGIFVPFCGTMALTSKFVPNMLAGGKAVGVFLHAMRLEDGSGYKVVLEAAPDDMYSTDTATSAAAMSKVVEKYVRAYPSQYMWTMKRFKKRPEGEKRWY
- a CDS encoding DNA-3-methyladenine glycosylase I; translation: MPRCFWCNEDPLYMDYHDQEWGVPLRDAQMLFEFLLLEGFQAGLSWITILKKRERYREVMFGFDVQRIAAMTDAEIEALMLEPGIVRNRLKLNAARKNALAWLRLEDPVAFVWSFVGGEPKINHFKDRSEVPAITPEAEAMSKALKKAGFTFVGPTICYAYMQATGMVMDHTIDCDRYAELVGDVDNRLP
- the glyQ gene encoding glycine--tRNA ligase subunit alpha, giving the protein MSQPTPAVRTFQDLILALQQYWAEQGCVVLQPYDMEVGAGTFHTATFLRAIGPETWNAAYVQPSRRPTDGRYGENPNRLQHYYQFQVVLKPNPDNFQELYLGSLKHVGLDPLVHDVRFVEDNWESPTLGAWGLGWEIWLNGMEVSQFTYFQQVGGIECYPVTGEITYGLERLAMYLQGVESVYDLVWTDGPFGKVTYGDVFHQNEVEQSTYNFEHANVDKLFELFDFYESEAVRLIEVELPLPSYEMVLKASHTFNLLDARRAISVTARQQYILRVRTLARSVAQAYLMARAKLGFPMAAPDIRDEVLAKLEAAQ